Proteins encoded together in one Mycobacterium noviomagense window:
- a CDS encoding glycerol-3-phosphate dehydrogenase/oxidase produces the protein MPIALNAARRTADLQALADGAPVDVIVIGGGITGTGIALDAAARGLRVALVEKHDLAFGTSRWSSKLVHGGLRYLASGNLGIARRSAVERGILMARNAPHLVRAMPQLVPLLPTMGHAERTLVRAGFLAGDVLRKLAGTPGSVLPRSRRISAQRVIDMAPAVRRDGLDGGLLAYDGQLIDDARLVTAMARTAAQYGARILTYVAASQATGTSVRLTDHRSGGSFDVSARAVINATGVWAADIDPSLRLRPSRGTHLVFDAAAFGNPTAALTIPIPGELNRFVFAMPEQLGRVYLGLTDEDAPGPIPDVPQPTPGEIDFLLDTVNTALGTALRPSDVIGSYAGLRPLVDTGAGRTADISREHAVVDSPSGVISVIGGKLTEYRYMAQDVLDRAIRSRGLTARPCRTRNLPLVGAPANPGSTARPATGLPASLVARYGAEAPSVVAAASCERPTDPVADGIDVIRAEFEYAVTHEGALTVEDIVDRRTRIGLVPADRERTVDVANEFVAAFS, from the coding sequence ATGCCCATCGCTTTGAACGCGGCCCGCCGCACCGCCGACCTGCAGGCGCTGGCCGACGGCGCACCGGTGGACGTCATCGTCATCGGCGGCGGCATCACCGGCACCGGGATCGCCCTGGACGCTGCGGCGCGGGGCCTGCGGGTGGCGCTGGTTGAAAAGCACGATCTGGCCTTCGGCACCAGCCGGTGGAGCTCCAAGCTGGTGCACGGCGGCCTGCGTTACCTGGCGAGTGGAAACCTCGGCATCGCCCGGCGCAGTGCGGTCGAACGCGGAATCCTCATGGCACGCAACGCCCCTCACCTGGTGCGGGCGATGCCGCAGCTGGTGCCGTTGCTGCCGACGATGGGCCACGCCGAGCGGACGCTGGTGCGCGCCGGATTCCTGGCCGGTGATGTGTTGCGCAAGCTGGCGGGCACGCCGGGATCTGTCCTGCCGCGCTCGCGCCGTATATCGGCACAGCGCGTTATCGACATGGCTCCTGCCGTGCGGCGCGACGGACTCGACGGCGGTCTACTGGCCTACGATGGCCAGCTCATCGACGACGCGCGACTGGTCACCGCGATGGCGCGTACCGCGGCACAGTACGGGGCCCGGATTCTCACCTATGTGGCCGCATCGCAGGCCACCGGCACGTCGGTGCGGCTGACCGACCATCGCAGCGGCGGATCCTTCGACGTCTCCGCGCGCGCCGTCATCAATGCGACGGGGGTCTGGGCGGCCGACATCGACCCGTCGCTGCGGCTGCGGCCCAGCCGCGGCACGCACCTCGTCTTCGACGCCGCGGCTTTCGGCAATCCCACTGCGGCGCTGACTATTCCGATACCCGGTGAGCTCAACCGCTTCGTGTTCGCCATGCCCGAGCAGTTGGGCCGCGTCTACCTCGGGCTGACCGACGAAGACGCGCCCGGCCCGATTCCCGATGTGCCGCAACCGACTCCGGGCGAAATCGACTTCCTGCTCGACACGGTGAACACCGCGCTGGGCACCGCGTTGCGCCCCTCCGACGTCATTGGTTCCTATGCCGGGCTGCGGCCGCTGGTCGACACCGGTGCGGGACGCACCGCGGACATCTCACGCGAACACGCCGTCGTCGACTCGCCCTCCGGTGTCATCAGCGTGATCGGAGGCAAGCTCACCGAATACCGATACATGGCGCAGGACGTCCTCGACCGTGCAATCCGGTCGCGCGGCCTGACCGCCCGTCCCTGCCGGACCCGCAACCTGCCACTGGTCGGCGCGCCGGCCAACCCGGGATCGACCGCCCGGCCGGCTACCGGGCTGCCGGCATCGCTGGTCGCGCGCTACGGGGCAGAGGCGCCCAGTGTCGTCGCCGCCGCGAGTTGCGAGCGTCCGACCGATCCGGTCGCCGACGGCATCGACGTGATCCGCGCGGAGTTCGAATACGCGGTGACCCACGAAGGTGCACTGACCGTCGAGGACATCGTCGACCGTCGGACCCGCATCGGCTTGGTGCCGGCGGACCGCGAGCGGACTGTCGACGTGGCGAACGAGTTCGTGGCCGCGTTCAGCTAG